The genomic DNA GATCGTCGCGACCGAGAACGACTCGGTGTACGGGCTCAACCCGACAACCGGTCACCGCAAATGGCGGACGCATCTCGCCACCCCGGAGTCGCAGTCGAACATCCAGCACGACCAGCCCGGATGCGGCGACGTCTTCCCGCTCGGGATCACCGGAACGCCCGCGTACGACGCAGCCACCGGCTCGGTCTTCGTGGTGACCGACTCCAACGGCGGGCACCACAAGCTGTGGGCGCTCAATGCGGCAACCGGCGCCCGGCGCTGGCACAAGAGCACGGACCTACTACCGTCACGCGACCGGATCGCGGAGCAGCAACGCTCTGCTCTCCTGGTCGCCGACGGTCGGGTCTTCACGACATACGGCGGCCTGTCGGGCGACTGCGGCAACTACGTCGGCTACATCACCTCGACCGCGACCAACGGCAAGGGCAAGACCACTCACTACGCCGTGCCCACCGCCCGAGAGGCCGGCATGTGGTCCCCCGCCGGGCCGGTCGAAGGTCCCAACCACAACATCTACGTCGCGAGCGGCAATGGAGCCGAGGAGAGCGGTAAGTGGGACAAGAGCGACTCGGTCACCGAGCTGTCCCCGAAGTCGCTGCACCGGATCAGCGTCTATGCGCCGAAGACGTGGAAGCAGGACAACATCCAGGACCTGGATCTCGGCTCGTCGTCGCCGGTGCCGGTCGATGGCCGGATCGTCATTGCCGGCAAGCGCGGCACGGTCTACCTGCTTCACCCGACGTTCAAGGGCGTCGGCCACGCGATCGCCAGCCTGCACAACTGCGACTCCTACGGCGGGGCCGCACACGACGGTCGGACGGTCGTCATGCCGTGCCGCGGCGGCGTGCAAGCGCTTCGGGTAACCAAGCACTCGTTGCACTGGCTGTGGTCCTCGGGTGACTACTCCTCACCGGTTATCGCCGGCAAGCGGGTGTTCGTCGCCGACCCCGACTCCGGTGACCTCGACGTGCTCTCGCTCTCGACCGGGCACGTTGTCGCCTCGATCG from Mycobacteriales bacterium includes the following:
- a CDS encoding PQQ-binding-like beta-propeller repeat protein: MRRLALPLALPVLALVAAGCSSSGSSGPTTLRTDSGGPSQSAGTASTPHAGTALTNWPTYHRTTGRSGVARASISLPLHHGWTANLDGAVYGEPLVVNGTLIVATENDSVYGLNPTTGHRKWRTHLATPESQSNIQHDQPGCGDVFPLGITGTPAYDAATGSVFVVTDSNGGHHKLWALNAATGARRWHKSTDLLPSRDRIAEQQRSALLVADGRVFTTYGGLSGDCGNYVGYITSTATNGKGKTTHYAVPTAREAGMWSPAGPVEGPNHNIYVASGNGAEESGKWDKSDSVTELSPKSLHRISVYAPKTWKQDNIQDLDLGSSSPVPVDGRIVIAGKRGTVYLLHPTFKGVGHAIASLHNCDSYGGAAHDGRTVVMPCRGGVQALRVTKHSLHWLWSSGDYSSPVIAGKRVFVADPDSGDLDVLSLSTGHVVASIGVGSLTHFPSEVIDGKWVYVPTLNGITALHGS